The Helicoverpa armigera isolate CAAS_96S chromosome 18, ASM3070526v1, whole genome shotgun sequence genome segment TACTACATTATGATTGATAGTGAAGAACACTGGGCACTGGGTTCTAAGGTAGAAGGTACCTAATGAAAGAAAGATAAGTAGGCACCTTTATAGCAAGAAGCTGGTTCAACTGTTCTTCATCCTCAGCTAGTCTCTCTTCTCGTTTTCTTGCATTTATTTCGAGCAGCCGTCTCGCCATCTCTTTCTTTCTCTCTTTTTGTTGCTCAGctataataaaacgaaaattacaatttagaaGTAATGTAAACACTTAAATCAGCAAACTACATTTTTATGaaccatagttttttttttgtaatgaggAGTTGTTTGAGAAGTTCTCGTTTAACTCAATGGCGGCCCGCAACTAAATTCCAAGCACAAGTACGCGCCCGCATCCCTTCCCCACAACCACCACTAAAAGCTGATACTAATGTTACGCGCAATGTTTCATGACGATAATAAGTTTGACAAGAACTATAATAAATTATCCACTAAAATTAAACAGCTTTACCTGTCAATCCAGAAGAGCTGGCAGCCTGCACATAAGGCAGTTGAACTCTCTTGACATTAGCTTCATAGTAATCAGGATTGGCCCATTTCCTGATCTCCTCTTGGTAATCCAGTGCTATAGAGCAGTGTTCCTGCAGTATTTCCTCAACTCTAGACATGGTTATGGCATTCACATGAACTGGATACTTTAGTTGTAGCAGCTTGTGTAAGTAGTATATCATTTCACTGCCTCCTGTAATGCGAggatgttcatattttttacatgttgGCATATTATTCATAGGAAAATTGTTATATAATACCTGGTTGGAAACTGGAGTAAAACCAGTCAGACTTTTTAGTGACCATTAACTTTATAGcaaagtacataggtatgtaaaattaaggtaactcataaataaaattgcacaTCTACTATAAAGGAAGTAGTGTAAGAAGATtggattattcaatttaattttatagagtTATTCTTACCCAAATTAATTCTCCTAGCATGATCCACAATAACTTGCCCCCTGATGACAGGTATGATATGTATTGTATGGTAGCCACAGTTGACAATGAGTGCTGTGTCTCCGATATTGTTCCTGTACATACTGAACAAGGAATCAATTCCATAGCTCACTCCTGGCACACCATAGCCTTCAAATAGTAGCTCTGACATTACtggaacataaaaataattatcagaTAGAGCATGGCATcatttttagatttaaaaaaaaaatacttgcttAAATTATCTAAAATCTTTATGGTGTTATAAAATCATGAAtcctttcagtagtttttatcAACCTTAACAGTAAGTAATATACCTTGTTaggttcaaacaaacatacatacctaaatctttacaaagtttttacatttacaatacaatattagtagTATGTTTGATGCCCTATAAGCTGTTTTCTTAGTGCATAATACACAACTTTATTATGTGAGTTTTCGaagtacattataaaaataaaatatatttaagtatgtttaaatgtaataaatgtttatacataCACTGCCGACAATAATTAGGAGTAACAAAGGCTTCAGTCATAGCAATAGGGTGCGGCACACTGCCCTCGCTGTCTATTCCCAGATGTGAGAAGATGTAGTCAAACACTTGCTCCTGTGCCTCAAAATGTGTCACCACATTCTTATCAAATTGTGTCTTTAGTTGAAACCTGAAAAAGTTTGGTAAGCAATTTGTAATGGAGTATTCAATACtggaaatcatcatcatcctccaagctttttcccaactatgttggggtctgctgcaagtctaaccggatgtagctgagtaccagcgctttacaaggagcaactgctctatctgacctcctcaatccagttagccgggcaacccaatacccgtaggttagactggtgtcagacttactggctttatTCAATACTGGAAATGTGTATTAATATAAGCGACAGTGTTTAAAAGAGCAACAATACAAAATGTTTCTGAACAAATTCAAATTACTTCAACTTTGAaccttttctttttaaatactaTAGCTATATTCAACAAAATGACTATTGTTAATACaacaatataaacatgtaaagaAATTGTTATTACAATTTGAAGTTCCAAAAGCGAACAGTACTCTCACTAATCATAGCAGTAGCAtctatattacatttacattctaCATCTAAACATTAAATCCCGTCTGGAAATTATAAGAGACAACTTTGAATAGCTTAGGACTAAAACTTGTAAGTTTAACTTATATACTAACCTTACTGCTTCAATATTGATGATATCGTTACCAATCTGAATTGGTGGTGTGGCTGGCGGCTCTGCATCTTTTTTACATCGGTCTTTTCTAGGCCTGGCTATCAAGTTCTTGAAAATAAGGTTAGGCTCGTCATAAATTGACCAGCCAACTCTACATTGGTACGAtccttaaatttaaaaaatatcaatgatatGACATACTCAAGGTAATTTTAGAAAACTAAACGAATAAACGTTTCtttcataaattgtaataaataagttctaaCCATTATCTATCACCAAAGGTATGTGTCCAAACTTTAGCGTAGGACTATATTCGTGAACTATATCCGGAACCGTCTTGTTGTCTTTTAGAACTAATATATTCTCCATTTTGTTCgtgaatttttcaattaaaatgaaacggtTTTTACAgagttacttcacttttaaccgcAAATCCAAACtacaaaaccaaaatataaacaagtttcaATTTGACACTATTGACAGTACTCTATGGATTTTTCGTAGGGATGTGAATTGAAGTCGTAGAAGGACTAATTGAAGTCCTTTGGGGGCCAAAGTAGAAAAGTAAGGGGGTCCTTAGACAGAACAACAAAATTGCGCTATATACgatattgtgtaaaatgtatgtttattgggCCAAAATAGAAGATAGTGCAATGATTTTTAGCGAACGAAATAGATATGTATACTTGTTTGCTTCTCTTTGATGCAGAAacgattaaatgtttttttatgaaactttgcagtaatacAACTTAACAGAATAACTTACGCCGCCGGGGTAACTGCAGGCGAATTATTGTTGCGTCCTATATTGCGGTTATCATGTTTTTGTGGGCAGTTGGGGGAAAAATTCTCAGACAATGCGCGAAACCTGAAAATGCCAATCCAAATAACTACCATCACGACCAAACCAAAATGTGAAGTTGCTCCTTTGATAAGTGCCTGGTCACCAAAAATTTAGGAGCGGATTGTTGATGGGCtgagagattgttcgaaagagttactgcggcccctGATGTACCCTACCAGGATaaaaagggcttaagaagtaaCATTGTGGGATACGAGTCCaacattccctcacgctgctaacccacagagggaaGGGTCATGTGAATGAgtacaataaaacaagtaatcaACATATTTATGATGAACTTTATTCACAATACTGATGTCGCCAGTTATCACATCACAAACCACTAAAActctattgattttttattattgattatataattataatatctttttttaaataaatcacattcatattaaacttttttatgcaataaaaccctTAAAGGAATGTGtacactaaatatttcaaaaaatttagtgctatttttattgttttaagctaTAATAGGCATGTAATAACAGATTACGCAGATGCATGTTATGTCAGAATGGAAAGAggcacattatttacattatgttttacGTAATGCAGTTACTATATCTGTAATATTGCCTGGTACATTCAagacaacaataataacaacgaattaaatatttcatttacaatatataACATGTTTAGGCCTTAGCGCCGACAACGGTGCCAGCCTGCTTGTCGATCTGTTCCTTCTCCAGTTGCTTGCCAAGGTACTCCctagaaacacaaaaattattaaatatatcatataGAGAATCTGTGTAACATAGTATTAACATAGGTCAGCTGACCACCCAATGACGCTATGTTTACAGATTAACGTTTGTTATACAAAGTTATCGTGATTATGTAATCATCTAATCAGATACATACAATGTACTCATAAAGCAGTTTGATAATACTTTCACTTGCAATACAATGTTGCTTATGCTTATCCTGATTGGGTCAAAAAACCTGTCTTCAGTAGCTTATTACTTGCACGCCCATGCGTGTGACAGACAATCTTCGAATTAAGCTGGATATTATCTGACTATATGCATCTACAATTTTGACGAGTCAAACAAGTGAAAGCCTGAATCAGTGGCCACTCTccctttgaattatttttgattaaaatatgcacTTATACACAAAATGAAAACGTACCAGTTGTGAACCATCAATTTCTGGACGGCGAGTAGAGCCTCATATCGCACGTTGGGGTCTTCGTGGCTGAGCAGGTACATCACGCGCTGTTTGCCACCCAATTGCTCGATAATACTGTAGAAAGTAATATGTATTAGGAATAGATATATAATTAACCTTTTTTAGTAGGAAAAACTACCTGATTCCCGTTGTTGCAGAGAaaccaacacaaaaaatatgtctatccaacacctggataaaaaacatGCATATGGATATGTTATTCTCTATATCAGTGCAAAATTTCtacaaaatgcatttatcactttttgctgtaaaaataaaagacaaactaactttcacatttataagtattacaaCCTTGGGCCAgagataattctttatttatttaatagttcttgtacacataaaacacaaacaagaataaataatagaaacaattgtacaagggcacagaTTATCTCTAAAGATATTCTTCTCGAAGTGTGGGAATTAATATTTTCCGGCGGGATGTACATACTGTGGGGGAGTAGTAGACACATTCCTCAACATCACAGCCAGTTAAAGCCAAGACTTTGTCAGAACTCTTTAGCTGTTTAACCTTACCCTCcagcaaataaagttgaaaatcgaataataaacaaatgaatatagatCATATACATACTGCTTGCCCCTAGGGTAGTGGCGCACGTATTCGCCGACGTCGTAGCAGGCCACGGCCAGCACGACGGGGTCGGAGCTCTTCTCCAGCAGGTGCACGAGCGTCCGCAGCAACTCCTGGCCGCGCTCGTTGAGGCGGGCCGCGTTCTCGCGCCAGAACTTAGCGGATTTATGGACGGGAGACCATTCGAGACTGGAatgatataaattgtttaaaaatattttcaacttgttAGGAAAGTGAACCAAAACCAGTTAAACTTAGCTTTTCTAGTAAAAtgcataagtatgtaaaataaaggtacactcatcaataaaattgtacatccaaactaatattataaatgcgaaagtaactctgtctgtctgtctgtctgtctgtcttttctttacgcctaaactactgaaccgatttgtgtgaaatttggtacagacatagtttgaaacttgagaaaggacataggatagtttttattacaaaaaaaaataaaaataaaattattccggacatatagcgccatctattggtcaaatcaaaaatctgctggtagtcactattccacgcgaacgaagttgcgggcaaaagctagtctgcTATAAAGCTTGATGGAGAAGTAGTATAAGAAGACtggattattcaatttaatttaatggagtTATTCTTACCCAAATTGATTCTTCTAGCATGATCCACAATAACCTGCCCCCTGATGACAGGTATGATATGTATGGTATGGTAACCACAGTTGACAATGAGGGCTGTGTCTCCATGGAATGTTGTTC includes the following:
- the LOC135118127 gene encoding actin-related protein 5-like — protein: MENILVLKDNKTVPDIVHEYSPTLKFGHIPLVIDNGSYQCRVGWSIYDEPNLIFKNLIARPRKDRCKKDAEPPATPPIQIGNDIINIEAVRFQLKTQFDKNVVTHFEAQEQVFDYIFSHLGIDSEGSVPHPIAMTEAFVTPNYCRQLCTGTTFHGDTALIVNCGYHTIHIIPVIRGQVIVDHARRINLVLVHFPNKLKIFLNNLYHSSLEWSPVHKSAKFWRENAARLNERGQELLRTLVHLLEKSSDPVVLAVACYDVGEYVRHYPRGKHIIEQLGGKQRVMYLLSHEDPNVRYEALLAVQKLMVHNWYVFILCISAYFNQK